Proteins encoded by one window of Chromobacterium violaceum ATCC 12472:
- a CDS encoding ABC transporter substrate-binding protein — MKTRFSRLLAAALIAAAALSAQAAAVTDIAGRKVEVPAKVNRILLGEGRLFYSLALLEGKQPLARIAGWQGDFRQLDPQTYAQYKKRFPEIDRIPLIGQTSENSVSAEKVLTLKPDIAIFSISGHGPGLNNPIVQQLQAAKVPVVFVDFRNAPLEHTVPSLRIMGKALQREAEAERFIRFYQSRIDAIRNTVAAIPAQQKPKVFLDLRAAAFPNVTSAGKGSLGELVDAAGGVNIGDKLIPGAVGEVNMEHVLAARPDWYIGTGSADAADKIGVQFGADISPAQARASLARAAARKPVSALAAVRDGRTFGAWHHFYNTPYHIVLLEAFAKTLQPARFAKLDPDASWQQLHRDFLAIPPQGTYWVKGGK; from the coding sequence ATGAAAACCCGATTCTCCCGCCTGCTGGCCGCCGCGCTGATCGCAGCCGCCGCGCTGTCGGCCCAGGCCGCCGCCGTCACCGACATCGCCGGCCGCAAAGTGGAAGTGCCGGCCAAGGTGAACCGCATCCTGCTGGGCGAAGGCCGGCTGTTCTATTCCTTGGCGCTGCTGGAAGGCAAGCAGCCGCTGGCCCGCATCGCCGGCTGGCAGGGCGATTTCCGCCAGCTGGACCCGCAGACCTACGCCCAGTACAAGAAACGCTTTCCCGAGATCGACCGCATCCCGCTGATCGGCCAGACCAGCGAAAACTCGGTCAGCGCCGAAAAGGTGCTGACGCTGAAGCCGGACATCGCCATCTTCAGCATCTCCGGCCACGGCCCGGGCCTGAACAACCCCATCGTCCAGCAGCTGCAAGCGGCCAAGGTGCCGGTGGTGTTCGTCGATTTCCGCAACGCGCCGCTGGAGCACACCGTGCCCAGCCTGCGCATCATGGGCAAGGCGCTGCAGCGCGAGGCCGAAGCCGAGCGCTTCATCCGCTTCTACCAAAGCCGGATCGACGCCATCCGCAACACGGTGGCCGCCATCCCGGCGCAGCAGAAACCCAAGGTCTTCCTCGATCTGCGCGCCGCCGCCTTCCCCAATGTGACCAGCGCCGGCAAGGGCAGCCTGGGCGAGCTGGTGGACGCCGCCGGCGGCGTCAATATCGGCGACAAGCTGATTCCCGGCGCGGTGGGCGAGGTGAACATGGAGCACGTGCTGGCCGCCAGGCCAGACTGGTACATCGGCACCGGCAGCGCCGACGCGGCCGACAAGATCGGCGTCCAGTTCGGCGCCGACATCTCGCCGGCCCAGGCCCGGGCATCGCTGGCCCGCGCCGCCGCGCGCAAGCCGGTGAGCGCGCTCGCCGCCGTGCGCGACGGCCGCACTTTCGGCGCCTGGCACCACTTCTACAACACGCCCTACCACATCGTGCTGCTGGAAGCCTTCGCCAAGACGCTGCAGCCGGCGCGCTTCGCCAAGCTGGACCCCGACGCCAGCTGGCAGCAGCTGCACCGCGACTTCCTGGCGATCCCGCCGCAGGGCACCTACTGGGTCAAGGGAGGCAAATGA
- a CDS encoding FecCD family ABC transporter permease: protein MNDSALPPLTAAAVSGDYRRALLRRLLLVAGLLALLSLSLSLDVTTGASGMPLAEFWRTLLEPSAADPATAVIVWDIRLPYALIAVGAGLALGLAGAEMQTVLHNPLADPFTLGLQPAAAFGAALALLLGFSLPGVPASWMLPVNAFVFALGSALLLDLVARWTRMAASGVVLFGIALFFSFNALVSLLQFVSTADALQDLVFWLMGSLSRADWPKIGLIFAAFALILPWSLANAWRLTALRLGEDRAASFGIDVRRLRLTALLRASLLTSLAVAFVGTIGFIGLIAPHIARRLVGEDHRFYLPVSALTGAAILSMASVVTKNLIPGVIVPVGIVTALVGIPFFIVIVLRNGGRT from the coding sequence ATGAACGACTCCGCCCTGCCCCCGCTCACCGCCGCCGCGGTGAGCGGCGACTACCGCCGCGCGCTGCTGCGCCGGCTGCTGCTGGTGGCCGGCCTGCTGGCGCTGCTGTCGCTGTCGCTGTCGCTGGACGTCACCACCGGCGCCAGCGGCATGCCGCTGGCCGAGTTCTGGCGCACGCTGCTGGAGCCGTCCGCCGCCGACCCGGCCACCGCCGTCATCGTCTGGGACATCCGCCTGCCCTACGCGCTGATCGCCGTCGGCGCCGGCCTGGCGCTGGGCCTGGCCGGCGCCGAGATGCAGACGGTGCTGCACAATCCGCTGGCCGATCCGTTCACGCTGGGCCTGCAGCCGGCCGCCGCCTTCGGCGCGGCGCTGGCGCTGCTGCTGGGCTTCAGCCTGCCCGGCGTGCCGGCGTCGTGGATGCTGCCGGTCAACGCCTTCGTGTTCGCGCTGGGCTCGGCGCTGCTGCTGGACCTGGTGGCGCGCTGGACGCGGATGGCCGCCAGCGGCGTGGTGCTGTTCGGCATCGCGCTGTTCTTCAGCTTCAACGCCTTGGTGTCGCTGCTGCAATTCGTCTCCACCGCCGACGCGCTGCAGGATCTGGTGTTCTGGCTGATGGGCAGCCTGTCACGCGCCGACTGGCCAAAGATCGGCCTGATCTTCGCCGCCTTCGCGCTGATCCTGCCGTGGTCGCTGGCCAACGCCTGGCGGCTGACCGCGCTGCGCCTCGGCGAGGACCGCGCCGCCAGCTTCGGCATCGACGTGCGCCGGCTGCGGCTGACCGCCCTGCTGCGCGCCAGCCTGCTCACCTCGCTGGCGGTGGCCTTCGTCGGCACCATCGGCTTCATCGGCCTGATCGCGCCGCACATCGCCCGCCGGCTGGTGGGCGAGGACCACCGCTTCTACCTGCCGGTGAGCGCGCTGACCGGCGCGGCCATCCTGTCCATGGCCTCGGTGGTGACCAAGAACCTGATTCCCGGCGTCATCGTGCCGGTGGGCATCGTCACCGCGCTGGTGGGCATTCCCTTCTTCATCGTCATCGTCTTGCGCAACGGAGGCCGGACATGA
- a CDS encoding ABC transporter ATP-binding protein: MSEQLSIENLSVSYGKRRVIDKLSVPCMRAGEVTALLGPNGSGKSTLLRALAGLQGGDGLVRLRGRPLSRQRGEVAYLPQTLPPCVHLTVFESLMVAGQATAAGLFRRHDDQQVFALLQSLGIDHLALHFLDQLSGGQRQLVGIAQALIREPAVLLLDEPLSALDLNYQFHVMDLLRRETRRRGMVTVIVLHDLNVALRHTDRVLMLKAGKLLANGGPDQVIDAGTLRAVYGVNGRVERCTQGVPHVLVDGLAAG; encoded by the coding sequence ATGAGCGAGCAGCTGTCCATCGAAAACCTGTCGGTCAGCTACGGCAAGCGCCGCGTCATCGACAAGCTGTCCGTCCCCTGTATGCGGGCGGGCGAGGTCACCGCTCTGCTCGGCCCCAACGGCAGCGGCAAGTCCACCCTGCTGCGCGCGCTGGCCGGCCTGCAGGGCGGCGACGGCCTGGTCCGCCTGCGCGGCCGCCCGCTCAGCCGCCAGCGCGGCGAGGTGGCCTACCTGCCGCAGACGCTGCCGCCCTGCGTGCATCTGACGGTGTTCGAATCGCTGATGGTGGCCGGCCAGGCCACCGCCGCCGGCCTGTTCCGCCGCCACGACGACCAGCAGGTGTTCGCGCTGCTGCAATCGCTGGGCATCGACCACCTGGCGCTGCATTTTCTCGACCAGCTCTCCGGCGGCCAGCGCCAGCTGGTAGGCATCGCCCAGGCGCTGATACGCGAGCCGGCGGTGCTGCTGCTGGACGAGCCGCTGTCGGCGCTGGACCTGAATTACCAGTTCCACGTGATGGACCTGCTGCGGCGCGAAACCCGCCGCCGCGGCATGGTGACGGTGATCGTGCTGCACGACCTGAACGTGGCGCTGCGCCACACCGACCGGGTGCTGATGCTGAAGGCCGGCAAGCTGCTGGCCAACGGCGGCCCGGACCAAGTGATAGACGCCGGCACGCTGCGCGCGGTGTACGGCGTGAACGGCCGGGTGGAGCGCTGCACGCAGGGCGTGCCCCACGTGCTGGTGGACGGCCTGGCCGCAGGCTGA
- a CDS encoding DUF2218 domain-containing protein, protein MLSSRASLTTAHADKVLYKLCKHYALKVPVDFDTERAHVQFPIGTCDIQRSGDTLDMVCAADAADKLAKIEFIMDEHLGLMAKQPELKLDWQK, encoded by the coding sequence ATGCTGAGCAGCCGCGCTTCCCTCACCACCGCCCACGCCGACAAGGTGCTGTACAAGCTGTGCAAGCACTACGCGCTGAAAGTGCCGGTGGATTTCGACACCGAGCGCGCCCATGTGCAATTCCCCATCGGCACCTGCGACATCCAGCGCTCGGGCGACACGCTGGACATGGTGTGCGCGGCGGACGCCGCCGACAAGCTGGCCAAGATCGAATTCATCATGGACGAGCACCTGGGCCTGATGGCCAAGCAGCCGGAACTCAAGCTCGACTGGCAAAAGTAA
- a CDS encoding non-ribosomal peptide synthetase: MTEIPTRLPVSYAQHGIWMGQQLAPDNPGYWTAEAIELKGPLDAGILRACAAETLAHCPALNMRFEFDGETLWQRPQSRSSQSQPLPWHDLSGEADPEAAAEAWMRRALAHPCNPAADPLYRSALLQLGPRHFLWYVQTHHIALDGFAYGLLAKVVAARYNAALRGQDAPPLPDWRLEPVLAEDQAYQASEQRGRDQAFWTARQQAFPAAATLAPPQPLANGVRKASRLLAQGQIDAWQRAAQACGVNWAAWTAAAVSAWLARHCGQRAITLGLPVMNRMGSAALGVPCMAMNIAPLSLRLDPASSLGELARQAADGLRGIRPHQRYRYEWLRGDLGRLDGRQRLFGPVLNLMPFDRHAPFDGLESRIRPVSSGPVEDLSININLLNTEWRLSLEAHPDAYPAERLDALWRDLPQWLDALAQAEPDTPLARLLPELPPLSILAGPALEQPAIPVMERLAALAGSQPDAAALEGEGLSLSYRQLLERARALAGRLKAHGLEDGDRVAILLPRSVDAIVAILGTLWAGGCYVPLDPQGPAARLAMVLDDARPRLALTRRRWAELCGELPALCLDEAPADDAPRLERCAAGIDSPAYLLYTSGSTGKPNGVLVGHRALAHFVSSAGQLYRVRTGERILQFAPLHFDASIEEIFLALCHGGTLALRDDAMLESMPAFADAVARLRIDVLDLPTAFWHELAYALTPELAARLSRVRLAIIGGEAALPERARRWRELLPTATLLNSYGPTEASIIATGAALAGPDAVWDGNEDIPIGLPRPGVDAAIVDAGLRPVAQGEEGELCLLGDALAIGYLGRDELTARRFVTLDALPGAPRAYRTGDRAVWRGGQLRFLGRLDQELKISGLRIDPAEVENALLACPGVREAAVIGLPLAGGGYALAAFLAADAEPDAGALRRQLAERLPAAAIPDRWQWLEQLPRNVNGKIDRKQLAALGDAPGQGASQAAEATPLERQIMEVWSQALGRMPEGPHANFFAMGGKSLQAIQAANRLAQRLQREIAVSALFSYNTVSALAQALNAPAAHRPPAASQGGEFAPLLTIQPGALPALFCLHPAEGLSWCYLGLARHLPDTAIYGLQATGIQGEPPVSFDAMVADYVARVRAIQPQGPYRLLGWSLGGALAQAMAAALADAGEPVELVALMDSYPVSSWHGRPEPTLHDALVTVLSVNGEVDADADGLPLDNDAIYQRLLRPGSPLAPLGREALEKLGQASLHGMRLFRGSRTPVYRGDMLLFRAGRHPEDAPTPADWQPYLQGRLDCVELDCDHFGMSDPEPMRRIGEELSRRLRRT, encoded by the coding sequence ATGACCGAGATCCCCACGCGCCTTCCCGTCAGCTACGCCCAGCACGGCATCTGGATGGGCCAGCAACTGGCCCCCGACAATCCCGGCTACTGGACCGCGGAAGCCATCGAACTCAAAGGCCCGCTGGACGCCGGCATCCTGCGCGCCTGCGCCGCCGAAACCCTCGCCCACTGCCCGGCGCTGAACATGCGCTTCGAATTCGACGGCGAGACGCTGTGGCAGCGCCCGCAATCCCGCTCGTCCCAGTCCCAGCCCCTGCCCTGGCACGACCTGAGCGGCGAAGCCGATCCGGAAGCCGCGGCAGAGGCCTGGATGCGCCGCGCGCTGGCCCACCCCTGCAACCCGGCCGCCGATCCGCTCTACCGCAGCGCGCTGCTGCAGCTGGGGCCGCGCCATTTCCTGTGGTATGTGCAAACGCATCACATCGCGCTGGACGGCTTCGCCTACGGCCTGCTGGCCAAGGTGGTGGCCGCGCGCTACAACGCCGCGCTGCGCGGACAGGACGCCCCTCCGCTGCCGGACTGGCGGCTGGAGCCGGTGCTGGCGGAAGACCAGGCCTACCAGGCGTCGGAACAGCGCGGGCGGGACCAGGCCTTCTGGACCGCGCGGCAGCAAGCCTTCCCCGCCGCCGCCACGCTGGCGCCGCCGCAGCCGCTGGCCAATGGCGTGCGCAAGGCCAGCCGGCTGCTGGCCCAGGGCCAGATCGACGCCTGGCAGCGCGCGGCCCAGGCCTGCGGCGTCAACTGGGCGGCCTGGACCGCGGCGGCGGTATCGGCCTGGCTGGCGCGGCACTGCGGGCAGCGCGCGATCACGCTGGGCCTGCCGGTGATGAACCGCATGGGCTCGGCCGCGCTCGGCGTGCCCTGCATGGCGATGAACATCGCGCCGCTCAGCCTGCGGCTGGATCCGGCCAGCAGCCTGGGAGAACTCGCGCGCCAGGCCGCCGACGGCCTGCGCGGCATCCGCCCCCACCAGCGCTACCGCTACGAATGGCTGCGCGGCGACCTGGGCCGGCTGGATGGCCGCCAGCGGCTGTTCGGCCCGGTGCTCAACCTGATGCCCTTCGACCGCCACGCGCCGTTCGACGGGCTGGAAAGCCGCATCCGCCCGGTCAGCTCCGGCCCGGTGGAAGACCTGTCCATCAACATCAACCTGCTCAACACCGAGTGGCGGCTGAGCCTGGAAGCCCATCCGGACGCCTATCCGGCCGAGCGGCTGGACGCGCTGTGGCGCGATCTGCCGCAGTGGCTGGACGCGCTGGCCCAGGCCGAGCCGGACACGCCGCTGGCGCGATTGCTGCCTGAATTGCCCCCGCTGTCCATCCTCGCAGGCCCGGCGCTGGAGCAGCCCGCCATCCCGGTGATGGAACGGCTGGCCGCGCTGGCCGGTTCCCAGCCCGACGCGGCCGCGCTGGAAGGCGAAGGACTGTCCCTCAGCTACCGCCAGCTGCTGGAACGGGCGCGCGCCCTGGCCGGCCGGCTGAAAGCCCATGGCCTGGAGGACGGCGACCGCGTCGCCATCCTGCTGCCGCGCTCGGTGGACGCCATTGTCGCCATCCTGGGCACCTTGTGGGCCGGCGGCTGCTACGTCCCGCTCGATCCGCAGGGCCCGGCCGCCCGCCTGGCCATGGTGCTGGACGACGCCCGCCCCAGGCTGGCGCTGACCCGCCGCCGCTGGGCCGAGCTATGCGGCGAGCTGCCGGCGCTGTGCCTGGACGAAGCCCCGGCCGACGACGCGCCGCGGCTGGAGCGCTGCGCGGCCGGCATCGACAGCCCGGCCTACCTGCTCTACACCTCCGGCTCCACCGGCAAGCCCAACGGCGTGCTGGTCGGCCACCGCGCGCTGGCGCATTTCGTCTCCAGCGCCGGCCAGCTCTACCGCGTCCGGACCGGCGAGCGCATCCTGCAGTTCGCGCCGCTGCACTTCGACGCCAGCATCGAGGAAATCTTCCTGGCGCTGTGCCATGGCGGCACGCTGGCGCTGCGCGACGACGCGATGCTGGAATCCATGCCGGCCTTCGCCGACGCCGTGGCGCGGCTGCGGATAGACGTGCTGGACCTGCCCACCGCCTTCTGGCACGAGTTGGCCTACGCGCTGACGCCGGAGCTGGCCGCCCGGCTGTCCCGCGTCCGCCTCGCCATCATCGGCGGCGAAGCCGCGCTGCCCGAGCGCGCGCGCCGCTGGCGCGAACTGCTGCCAACCGCCACGCTGCTCAACAGCTACGGCCCCACCGAGGCCTCCATCATCGCCACCGGCGCCGCGCTGGCGGGGCCGGACGCGGTGTGGGACGGCAACGAGGACATCCCCATCGGCCTGCCCCGCCCCGGCGTGGACGCCGCCATCGTCGACGCCGGCCTGCGGCCGGTGGCGCAGGGCGAGGAAGGCGAGCTGTGCCTGCTGGGCGACGCGCTGGCCATCGGCTACCTGGGCCGCGACGAACTGACCGCCCGCCGCTTCGTGACGTTGGACGCGCTGCCCGGCGCGCCGCGCGCCTACCGCACCGGCGACCGCGCGGTCTGGCGCGGCGGCCAGTTGCGCTTCCTCGGCCGGCTGGACCAGGAGCTGAAGATCAGCGGCCTGCGCATCGACCCGGCCGAAGTGGAAAACGCGCTGCTCGCCTGCCCCGGCGTGCGCGAAGCCGCCGTGATCGGCCTGCCGCTGGCCGGCGGCGGCTACGCGCTGGCAGCCTTCCTCGCCGCCGACGCGGAACCGGACGCCGGCGCGCTGCGCCGCCAACTGGCCGAACGGCTGCCCGCCGCCGCCATTCCCGACCGCTGGCAATGGCTGGAGCAGCTGCCGCGCAACGTCAACGGCAAGATAGACCGCAAGCAGCTGGCCGCCCTGGGCGACGCGCCAGGCCAAGGCGCGTCCCAGGCCGCCGAGGCGACGCCGCTGGAGCGGCAGATCATGGAAGTGTGGAGCCAGGCGCTGGGCCGCATGCCGGAAGGGCCGCACGCCAACTTCTTCGCCATGGGCGGCAAGTCGCTGCAAGCGATCCAGGCCGCCAACCGGCTGGCCCAGCGGCTGCAGCGCGAAATCGCCGTATCGGCGCTGTTCAGCTACAACACCGTATCCGCGCTGGCGCAAGCCTTGAACGCGCCAGCCGCCCACCGCCCGCCCGCGGCGAGCCAGGGCGGCGAGTTCGCGCCGCTGCTGACCATCCAGCCGGGCGCGCTGCCGGCGCTGTTCTGCCTGCACCCGGCGGAAGGCCTGTCCTGGTGCTACCTGGGGCTGGCGCGCCACCTGCCGGACACCGCGATCTACGGCCTGCAGGCCACCGGCATCCAGGGCGAGCCGCCCGTCAGCTTCGACGCGATGGTGGCCGACTACGTCGCCCGCGTCCGCGCCATCCAGCCGCAGGGCCCGTACCGGCTGCTGGGCTGGTCGCTGGGCGGCGCGCTGGCGCAGGCGATGGCCGCCGCGCTCGCCGACGCCGGCGAGCCGGTGGAGCTGGTGGCATTGATGGACAGCTACCCGGTCAGCAGCTGGCATGGCCGGCCCGAGCCTACGCTGCACGACGCGCTGGTGACGGTGCTCAGCGTCAACGGCGAAGTGGACGCCGACGCCGACGGCCTGCCGCTGGACAACGACGCCATCTACCAGCGACTGCTGCGCCCCGGCAGCCCGCTGGCGCCGCTGGGCCGGGAGGCGCTGGAAAAGCTGGGCCAGGCCTCGCTGCACGGCATGCGCCTGTTCCGCGGCAGCCGCACGCCGGTCTACCGGGGCGACATGCTGCTGTTCCGCGCCGGCCGCCATCCCGAAGACGCCCCGACGCCGGCCGACTGGCAGCCCTATCTGCAGGGCCGGCTGGACTGCGTGGAGCTGGATTGCGACCACTTCGGCATGAGCGATCCGGAGCCGATGCGCCGCATAGGCGAAGAGCTGTCCAGACGTCTGCGCAGAACGTGA
- a CDS encoding TonB-dependent receptor domain-containing protein — MKNKRSPHLARPAFRLAMLSAAVGALYLPAAHAAEAVLPSVVVTATGYEQKIKEAPASISVITREELEKKPFTNLADAIQDLEGVNINGSGPADKDISIRGMPGEYTLILVDGRRQNTREARSRGTGGFQQYQIPPMEAIERIEVVRGPMSSLYGSDAMGGVVNIITRKSPKEWHGSMTLGGTITEHADEGNTGQSSFWVGGPLVKDLLSLQLYGALNNQAEDNIYYARSRDGGKDAAHLGDFNAKLSFTPNKDHEITFEAGHNELRKTTTPGKTLALTSDKYDQLDQRDHWSLSHNGKYGIVRSNLALYQEIEKSSSDTNNINDGTDLKITNTTLDGQLSFLFDRHTLKIGTQVGQQVGSSLRAQEALKPPFKYVGTQNPDKVTVNTWALFAEDTYDLTDSLKLTGGGRLDHHSVFGSHFTPRLYLVEQLNSQWTLKGGVGKGFKAPTIRQSTDGYCMRTGSQVETGLLCGNSNLKPEESTSYEASLHFDNNQDLSANATLFYNDFKNKVVSYGTDQFTNQLIAKGKPARVYVYGNVDSVNIRGLELSGNWTFAPRWTVSGNYTYTKSKRHGGKETSYSGQSLEGMPLDKTPEHAGNVKLAWNPVEKLDLYTRLNFEGKQYYTGFRNGANVARTRGGSSTWDLGGTYRINKTFDVNFAVFNVGDRKVAIDDRARDGGLDGNWMVDEGRRYWLTLTGKF, encoded by the coding sequence ATGAAAAACAAGCGCTCCCCGCACCTCGCGCGCCCGGCCTTCCGCCTGGCCATGCTGTCCGCCGCCGTCGGCGCCCTCTACCTGCCCGCCGCGCACGCCGCCGAAGCCGTGCTGCCCTCGGTGGTGGTGACCGCCACCGGCTACGAGCAGAAAATCAAGGAAGCCCCGGCCAGCATTTCGGTGATCACCCGCGAAGAGCTGGAAAAGAAACCGTTCACCAACCTGGCCGACGCGATCCAGGATCTGGAAGGCGTCAACATCAACGGCTCCGGCCCCGCCGACAAGGACATCTCCATCCGCGGCATGCCCGGCGAATACACATTGATCTTGGTGGACGGCCGCCGCCAGAACACCCGCGAGGCCCGCAGCCGTGGCACCGGCGGTTTCCAGCAGTACCAGATCCCGCCGATGGAGGCGATCGAGCGCATCGAAGTGGTGCGCGGCCCGATGTCGTCGCTGTACGGCTCCGACGCGATGGGCGGCGTGGTCAACATCATCACCCGCAAATCGCCCAAGGAATGGCACGGTTCGATGACGCTGGGCGGCACCATCACCGAGCACGCCGATGAAGGCAACACCGGCCAGAGCAGCTTCTGGGTCGGCGGCCCGCTGGTGAAAGACCTGCTGTCGCTGCAACTGTACGGCGCGCTGAACAATCAGGCGGAAGATAATATTTACTACGCCCGAAGCCGCGATGGCGGCAAAGATGCCGCCCATCTGGGCGACTTCAACGCCAAGCTGAGCTTTACCCCGAACAAAGATCATGAGATCACCTTCGAGGCCGGCCACAATGAATTGCGCAAAACCACGACGCCGGGCAAAACCCTCGCCCTCACATCCGACAAATATGATCAATTGGACCAGCGAGACCACTGGAGCCTGAGCCACAACGGCAAGTACGGCATCGTGCGCTCGAATCTGGCGCTCTATCAGGAAATCGAAAAATCCAGTTCCGACACAAACAATATCAACGACGGCACGGATCTGAAGATTACCAATACTACGCTGGATGGCCAGCTGTCCTTCCTGTTCGATCGCCACACGCTGAAGATCGGTACACAGGTCGGCCAACAAGTGGGTTCCAGCCTGCGAGCCCAGGAAGCGCTGAAACCGCCGTTCAAATATGTCGGCACGCAGAACCCGGATAAGGTCACCGTAAATACCTGGGCACTGTTCGCCGAGGATACCTATGACCTTACCGACAGCCTGAAATTGACTGGCGGTGGCCGCCTTGACCATCACAGCGTGTTCGGCAGCCACTTCACGCCGCGTCTGTACCTGGTCGAGCAACTGAACTCGCAATGGACTTTGAAAGGCGGCGTCGGCAAGGGCTTCAAGGCCCCGACCATACGCCAGAGCACCGACGGTTACTGCATGCGCACCGGCAGCCAGGTGGAAACCGGCCTGCTGTGCGGCAATTCCAATCTGAAGCCGGAAGAAAGCACCTCCTACGAGGCCAGCCTGCACTTCGACAACAACCAAGACCTGAGCGCCAACGCCACGCTGTTCTACAACGACTTCAAGAACAAAGTGGTCAGCTACGGCACCGACCAGTTCACCAATCAGCTGATCGCAAAGGGCAAACCGGCGCGCGTCTATGTTTACGGCAATGTCGACTCGGTGAACATCCGCGGCCTGGAGCTCTCCGGCAACTGGACGTTCGCGCCACGCTGGACCGTATCCGGCAACTACACCTACACCAAGTCCAAACGCCACGGCGGCAAGGAAACCAGCTACTCCGGCCAGTCGCTGGAAGGCATGCCGCTGGACAAGACGCCGGAGCACGCCGGCAACGTCAAGCTGGCCTGGAACCCGGTGGAGAAGCTTGACCTCTATACCCGCCTGAACTTCGAAGGCAAGCAGTACTACACCGGCTTCCGCAACGGCGCCAACGTCGCCCGCACCCGCGGCGGCTCCAGCACCTGGGACCTGGGCGGCACTTACCGCATCAACAAGACCTTCGACGTCAATTTCGCTGTGTTCAACGTCGGCGACCGCAAGGTGGCCATCGACGACCGCGCCCGCGATGGCGGCCTGGACGGCAACTGGATGGTCGACGAGGGCCGCCGCTATTGGCTGACCCTGACCGGCAAGTTCTAA
- a CDS encoding isochorismate synthase, with protein MHTASALTGNAEDGEFYFMSSHRSLKAGGVHSRIRTPARGALDPRSAFSLEVAEAFARARAGGIESPVLMGAIPFDIDQPSELFIPARHAFFDRGERLLAAAQRAGDGGKVVSARSIPDEQGFKAAVSQAIEQFGRGEIRKAVLSRVLEVDFERPVSAERVFDAVCAQNPNGYQFQLPLADGGHLVGVSPELLLQKDGARVRTFPLAGSAKRQGDPAADAAASAKLLDSAKDHYEHSLVIDDIRDVLAPYCSRLDIPAAPTLLATRAMWHLGSPIDGVLSDPSLPILQLACRLHPTPAICGFPTQASRQLIREIEPFERGVFSGIVGWCDEHGNGEWAVTIRCATVAQRRVRLFAGAGIVAASTPEAEWAETQAKLGTMLGAFGLSGQEAVA; from the coding sequence ATGCACACCGCGTCGGCCCTGACCGGCAACGCCGAAGACGGCGAGTTTTATTTCATGTCGTCCCACCGCAGCCTGAAGGCCGGCGGTGTCCATTCCCGGATCCGCACGCCCGCCCGCGGCGCGCTGGATCCCCGCAGCGCTTTTAGCCTCGAAGTGGCGGAAGCCTTCGCCCGCGCCCGCGCCGGCGGCATCGAATCCCCAGTGCTGATGGGCGCCATCCCCTTCGACATCGACCAGCCTTCCGAATTGTTCATCCCCGCCCGCCATGCCTTCTTCGACCGCGGCGAGCGCCTGCTGGCGGCCGCCCAGCGCGCCGGCGACGGCGGCAAGGTGGTCAGCGCGCGCAGCATTCCGGACGAGCAAGGCTTCAAGGCGGCGGTCAGCCAGGCCATCGAGCAATTCGGCCGCGGCGAGATCCGCAAGGCGGTGCTGTCCCGCGTGCTGGAGGTGGACTTCGAGCGCCCGGTGTCGGCGGAACGGGTGTTCGACGCGGTATGCGCGCAGAATCCCAACGGCTACCAGTTCCAGCTGCCGCTGGCCGACGGCGGCCACCTGGTGGGCGTGAGTCCGGAGCTGCTGCTGCAAAAGGACGGCGCGCGCGTGCGCACCTTCCCGCTGGCCGGCTCCGCCAAGCGCCAGGGCGACCCGGCGGCTGACGCCGCCGCCAGCGCCAAGCTGCTGGATTCGGCGAAGGACCACTACGAGCACAGCCTGGTGATAGACGATATCCGCGACGTGCTGGCGCCCTATTGCTCCCGGCTGGACATCCCCGCCGCGCCGACGCTGCTGGCCACCCGCGCGATGTGGCATCTGGGCTCGCCGATAGACGGCGTGCTCTCCGACCCCTCGCTGCCGATTCTGCAGCTGGCCTGCCGCCTGCATCCGACGCCGGCGATCTGCGGCTTCCCCACCCAGGCTTCGCGCCAACTGATCCGAGAGATCGAGCCGTTCGAGCGCGGCGTGTTCAGCGGCATCGTCGGCTGGTGCGACGAACACGGCAACGGCGAATGGGCGGTGACCATACGCTGCGCCACCGTCGCCCAGCGCCGCGTGCGGCTGTTCGCCGGCGCCGGCATCGTCGCCGCTTCCACGCCGGAAGCGGAATGGGCGGAAACCCAGGCCAAGCTCGGCACCATGCTGGGTGCCTTCGGCCTGTCCGGCCAGGAGGCGGTGGCATGA